In Prosthecomicrobium sp. N25, one DNA window encodes the following:
- a CDS encoding ATP-dependent Clp protease proteolytic subunit — protein sequence MILTPKTYWYTRMDDEEEEEKTKTPQSVPVDKHLFEARNVLITGTITQELARDVAARLLALSHVSKAPINVIVCSPGGHVESGDMIHDMIRFIAAPVRMIGVGWVASAGALIYISVPKERRFCLPNTRFLLHQPSGGAGGPATDIEIQAREIIKMRDRLNRMFSDATGQPIPKVERDTDRDYWMGPDEAIAYGLVNKIINSVDDLV from the coding sequence ATGATCCTGACGCCGAAGACCTACTGGTACACCCGCATGGACGACGAGGAAGAGGAGGAGAAGACCAAGACTCCCCAGTCCGTCCCCGTCGACAAGCACCTCTTCGAGGCGCGCAACGTCCTGATCACGGGCACCATCACGCAGGAACTGGCCCGCGACGTCGCCGCCCGGCTGCTGGCGCTGAGCCACGTCAGCAAGGCACCGATCAACGTCATCGTCTGCTCGCCCGGCGGCCACGTCGAATCGGGCGACATGATCCACGACATGATCCGCTTCATCGCGGCCCCGGTCCGCATGATCGGCGTCGGCTGGGTCGCCTCGGCGGGCGCGCTGATCTACATCTCGGTGCCGAAGGAGCGGCGCTTCTGCCTGCCCAACACGCGCTTCCTCCTGCACCAGCCGTCCGGCGGCGCCGGCGGTCCGGCCACCGACATCGAGATCCAGGCCCGCGAGATCATCAAGATGCGCGATCGCCTGAACAGGATGTTCTCCGACGCGACCGGCCAGCCGATCCCGAAGGTCGAGCGCGACACGGACCGCGACTACTGGATGGGCCCCGACGAAGCGATCGCGTACGGGCTCGTCAACAAGATCATCAACTCGGTCGACGACCTCGTCTGA
- a CDS encoding ribonuclease activity regulator RraA: protein MPLSAELKSALMQVSTATVTTVLLKKGIRRSYMRGPMPYAGGETKIIGEAFTLRFVPMREDLATPESWASPTSTRAAIEAMPEGCIAVADAMGVRDAGIFGDILAERMKVRGVTGLVTDGVMRDGAGVKSTHLPIWCAGVAAPASVAGLTFVGWDQPIACGGTAVFPGDVIMADGDGVVVIPKALVEPVAEAGLEQELFEGWAHMEVRNGAALPGLYPPNDETKARYAAWRAKRG, encoded by the coding sequence ATGCCTCTCTCCGCCGAACTCAAGTCCGCCCTCATGCAGGTCTCGACCGCGACGGTCACCACGGTGCTCCTGAAGAAGGGCATACGCCGGAGCTACATGCGCGGTCCGATGCCCTACGCGGGCGGCGAGACCAAGATCATCGGCGAGGCCTTCACGCTGCGCTTCGTGCCCATGCGCGAGGACCTGGCGACCCCGGAGAGTTGGGCCTCGCCGACCTCCACCCGCGCAGCCATCGAGGCGATGCCCGAGGGCTGCATCGCGGTCGCCGACGCGATGGGCGTGCGCGACGCCGGCATCTTCGGCGACATCCTGGCCGAGCGCATGAAGGTCCGGGGCGTCACCGGCCTCGTCACCGACGGGGTCATGCGGGACGGCGCCGGGGTCAAGTCCACCCACCTGCCGATCTGGTGCGCGGGCGTCGCCGCCCCGGCCTCGGTCGCCGGCCTGACCTTCGTCGGCTGGGATCAGCCCATCGCCTGCGGCGGCACGGCCGTCTTCCCCGGCGACGTCATCATGGCCGACGGCGACGGCGTCGTGGTCATCCCCAAGGCGCTCGTCGAGCCGGTCGCGGAGGCCGGCCTCGAGCAGGAGTTGTTCGAGGGCTGGGCCCACATGGAGGTCCGCAACGGCGCCGCGCTGCCCGGCCTCTATCCGCCCAACGACGAGACCAAGGCCCGCTACGCCGCCTGGCGCGCCAAGCGCGGCTGA
- a CDS encoding CcdB family protein produces MRQFEVFPNPDKNTEEVIPYVVVLRHDRFADIPLVLIAPLIDFRERRPYPELCPVVTIAGRVCFVAITDMASISPRHLGRPVAFIQAEHERILRALDLLICGF; encoded by the coding sequence ATGAGACAGTTCGAAGTCTTTCCGAATCCCGACAAGAACACAGAGGAAGTGATCCCGTACGTCGTAGTCCTTCGACACGACCGATTTGCCGACATCCCTCTCGTCCTGATTGCTCCGCTGATCGACTTCCGTGAAAGGCGACCCTATCCCGAATTGTGCCCTGTCGTAACCATAGCCGGTCGCGTCTGTTTCGTGGCGATCACCGACATGGCGTCGATTTCGCCAAGACATCTCGGCCGTCCGGTCGCTTTTATCCAGGCCGAGCACGAGCGCATCCTCCGGGCTCTGGACCTGTTGATCTGCGGCTTCTGA